taacctacagggtctcgagaagaaacctaaggttaaaggagaatcgactctagttatggaACTAGTAACACAgaggaggtgtgggattagttttcccagttgctagagttctcctttatatagttttaaaatcagggttggCAATCCAACACTAGTCCAGAAGGGGCTAAAAATAACGAGTGAAGTCTGTTATAAAACATGATTTCCCACGGTTTTCATCTGTTATTCgaaccgttatttatttggtgtgactctTTATAAATGACAAATAGAGAACATCATTAAGTATGACGAATAAAATTTGTGACTTAAAGTCACATTAGGAACCTGTTATTAAATACCACCGTTTTTGTATGTAAAAAAACAATAACAGTAGACATATGCCATTTAGGAGGCATTTTCATAATACTAATTCAGACAAGAATGTTCCGTCATTTTATTTGTGAATCTGAATGATTTCAGATTCAGATTTGGtcttattttgcttcaattgaatCTGGAAAAAGAATTCTGAATCAAATGAaatctgaaaatgaaaatgaatcctAACAAAACAGTTGAAAATAAACTTTTCATTAATTACTAAAACAACATTCATAAAAATAGAATCGATGAacacaatttaaaaaaaaaaaatagtaatccAAAATTACATATTAAACTTTAAAAACTTTAAAATCAAATCAAACTCTCAGTTGGCCGTTCTCTTACATGAGCTCCTGAAACATCTCCAAGTACTATCTCGTCTACATAAACTCTTGAAACATCTCCAAGTACTAAACTCTTGAAACATCTCCAAGTACTCCATCTATATCACATAACAAATCACTTGGATCCATGATTTCATCAGTCTCGCAGTCAAACTCTCAGTTTGTTAGAGAGGAAAGGGCAAACAAACAAAATTTGTAATTTCTAGATACAAGAAGCACACCGGTCCAATGACAGCATAACTAAGGAACTAGACTCATTCCATTGGCGTCAAGCTCAGATTTTTCTTCTCTGGCCTGTTAAGCAAACTCGGAACATAAATAAAGTGATGTTAGTAGAACAAAAGTCATCCATAATAATGCAATACCCGTATAATTGAAATGTAAAGACTAACCAGAACGAGATCCATAATGACCATGGGTATGTTTATAAAATGCTTCACGTATATTCCTCgttcttcttttgttttgctACTTGCTTTCCTATAAAAATATCATACTCATCAGATCACTAAAACATGACGTGTACAAATAACATAGCTTAGGATAAAAATTCACCTTGCTTAGACTTCGACTGAATTTTCTCTTGGTTTTTGTCCATGGATCAAAACTATCACCACCGCACCTAAATCCTTGTACACGGTCAACATCTGAAACACTAACAACCACCCGTAACACCAACAGTTGCAGAAGCACtatcttcattatcaaacaatgaTAAGAAAAATATCACCAACCACCAACACCACTGCAAGAAACCGCTGGGGATTCAAAAATATCTACCAACTTATGCACGtatcaccaccaacaccacccaATCTATAATTAATCAAGTATAAATGGCAAAAGCATTCACCTGAATATCAAAGTGGAGATTAGGGATTAAACATATGCACCAACACCTGAAACATAGAAAAATCCATCAGAAATAACTAACATCGCCAGAGTTTTATAGATTAAACAAAGAACCAATGGTACCCTTACAACGAACAGATAATAGGACCTGACGAAGGCTAACTCTGGCACATTTACGTAATGCTCCTCTCATATCAGATCCAGCATTTGAGTATTTTCTTTTGCTATGCAAGATAAGTGAAGGATGTACCTGACTCTGAAATGGAAAACATCCTTCTCTGTAGACTTGGCCATGTAGTTGTTGCAGGTGATACGGGCAGCCTTCAAAGACTCAGTGGAGATATTTTCCTTCTCCCAACTCACAAAGTGGACATAGAAGGGGAACTCATCAACTCCTTCCCTTTTCATCCCTCTAATCATTGGTGTCAGGTACACCACGACAGTACCTAGAATATGGTTTGTTCTTAATCCTCCGGTAACATCTAGCAGGTTCTGCAATATTAAACCAATACACCAAGTATAAGATAATGACTTGTACCTTGTGCAGTGCAGACAGAAATAAAAACAAATCTAGGAGCCACAAATGATCCGACAAATGTCATCAGCTCAGGGTCATGAAGAAATGACATCTCGCAGTTTGAGCAGACAAGGGACAAGCAATTGGATTAAAAAGTATTCATGTGGAAACAAAGATGCAGGTCTTAGAACTGTGCAACCTAGAAACCAGAAAACAGGTGCAAATTTAACCTGGTCAATTTTTGAACAACATAAGTAATCAACACAGTGAATTCTGAGCTTAAAGAAGATTATGCAATGATCACACAAAAACATATTTTCTTAATAGAATAAGTACTAGTGAATGCTCCTAGGCAGCTAATCAGTTTCTTACAAATACGCAACAAAAATACCTAACCCAATAATTGCTCCATAAGGAAAAAGCAAAAAATACCTTACCATACTTCAGAAACTGGATAACAATTTCAGAAAAGACGGAAACTGCATGTCTGGATTTTCATTATCTACTCAA
This DNA window, taken from Papaver somniferum cultivar HN1 chromosome 3, ASM357369v1, whole genome shotgun sequence, encodes the following:
- the LOC113358557 gene encoding uncharacterized protein LOC113358557, whose translation is MDESFQSCANLLDVTGGLRTNHILGTVVVYLTPMIRGMKREGVDEFPFYVHFVSWEKENISTESLKAARITCNNYMAKSTEKDVFHFRVRCWCICLIPNLHFDIQIVLLQLLVLRVVVSVSDVDRVQGFRCGGDSFDPWTKTKRKFSRSLSKESK